The following nucleotide sequence is from Sandaracinaceae bacterium.
GCTCTCCCGTCACCGCGCGCGCCATCCGCTTCCGATACTGAGCCTCACGGGTCCCCGGGGGTGACCGCCATCAGCCACGGGAGCTGCGCGACGAACACCTGGCGGCTCGGGTTGTTGCCGAGCCCGCGGCCCGCGTCGAAGATCAGGTGCTCGATGGAGCGGATGGGCCAGCCGAACGGTCCATCGGGCATGATGTCCGGGCTGAAGGCGTCGCGAAACCCCGTCGGCGCGCGCGGCGCCCAGCCGAAGTAGCGCGTGCGCACGTCCTCGTCGGGGAAGAGCGTCGCGAAGTCGCGCGCGATGGCCTCGACGTGCTCGCCCGTCCCCTCGCTCGCCTCGAGGTACGCGCGCAGGTACGCGAACGCCTCGTCCTCTTCGGACGCCCAGCGCCGCAGCCGCGCTCGCACCTCCGGCGCCCCGCCCGTCTGCACGTCGTGCAGCATCAACCCCATGCCGCTGTCGTAGACGATCCGCCCGAAGCCCACCCCGGGCGAGACGTCCGCGGCCCACGCCCGCTCGATCAGCGTCGGATCGTCGAGCGCCTCGCCCATGTAGAGCACGGAGTAACGCCCGTGATTCTCGATGCGCGCGTCCTCCAGGATCCACTCCGAGTAGGCCCGCATCGCCTCGAGATCGCGCCCGTCTCCCGTCAAGAAGTAGTGGTGCGCCGTCGCGATGGTGGGGATGCCGTAGCCCGCGAGGTAGCCGCCCCAGTGCTGCTGGTCGTGTCGGTGTCCGGCCCCGAGCCGGGGGCTGCCCCGGTTGTCGCCGGGGCGCGGTCCGTTGTCCGGCGTGTCCCAGTGCACGCAGTCGACGTCGCGGTGGTGCCGGAGCCACACGTCGCCCTGTCGGAAGTCGCGGTAGCGCCCGGTCCGCAGGTACTGCACGAAGAGCGCGGGGCCGAGGCGGTAGGCCTCCTGCATCCAGCCCGCGTAGCCCCAGTTCGAGTAGGTGCCCCAGTTGGGGTCGACATCCAGCTCCCAGCTCATCGTCTCGTACTCGATGAGGTGGTCGCCGTGGTCGAGCCAGCCGTGCCATCCCCACTCTTCGGCGCTGCGAAGCGGCCAGGCCATCGTCAGGTCCAGGTACCGCTCCGTGCGGGCGAACGACGACTCGTCGCGCGGCGGGATCGGGCCGAGCACGCCGCTCGCCATGTTGTGCTCGGGAGACGCGGCGGGCCGCAGCGGATCGGAGAAGCCGCGCGCCACCGCGTCGACGCGGGCCGCCTCGTGATCGCCGGCGTGGAACTGCAACATCACGTCGGTCGTCACCGCGAGGCCCACGGCCGAGCCGACGGGATCGAACTCGCGCCGGGCCGCGCGTCCCCACTCCCCCGCCGCGCCCCGCGCCTCGGGGTAGCGCCGTCGCAGGTCCAGGGTCTGCCCACCTTCGTCCGGCCAGAGGTAGACGGTCATCGCTCCGTCCCGCCACGCGACCTGCTTGGGGTGCACGCGCCAGAAGTCGGCGACGGCGGCCGCCACGCCCACGCGCCCGTCGGAGACGTCGAGCCAGCCGGCGGCCGCGAAGCCCTCCTGCACGCGCTCGCCGTCGAGCCGGACGGCGTAGGGGACGCGGGTGTCGCGCTCGAGCGAGGCCATGTGGTGGTAGGGCATCGGGCCGATCGCGGTGACGTCGACCGCGCCGCCCGCCCCGAGCGCGCCGGCGTGGATCGCGCTCGGGCCGGGGACCCTCGGCACGTAGGGCGGCTCTCCTTCGACGAGACGGACGGGCTCCCCCTCGCCCTCGAACGGGCCGCCCACCGCCCAGCGATCGACCGAGGCCGCGAAGGGCACCTCGATGCCCATCCGACGCACGAAGTCGCGCTCGGGATCGCCCGTCATGATCCACGTGTGCGAGACCCGCACGTGGCTCAGCCCGGCGTAGAAGTGGAGATAGATCGTGTAGCGACCGAAGTCCCGCCCCGACGCCGGGTCGCGGTGCCAGCCGGCGAGCCGGAAGACGGTGTGCGCGCGCCCGGCCCGGAAGACCGACACCTCGTAGTCGCCCGCCGACGCGAGGTGACGCGTGGCGGTAGCGGCGGCCGAGGCGCGCATCCAGCTGCCGCCCTCGACGCCTGGGCCGGCGTCGCGCGGGTGCTCGAACGCGCCCTCGTCGCGGGGGCCGGGCATGGCGTCGTCGAGGTCGATGAACATCTCCGACGCCTCCCGGACGACGCGCTCGTCGTCGGCGTACGCGCCATCTCCGTCGAGGTCGACGGAGACCTCGGACAGGAGCGCGAAGCGGTCCTTCGGGAGCACGGCGCGCATGGCGCCGGTGTCGATGACGAAGGCGTCCGCCTCCTCGGTGACCACGACGCCGTCGGACGCCGGGCGCGTCTCGGCGAAGCAAAGCGTGAAGGCGCGCGCGCCCCCCGCGGGCACGTCGGCGGAGAAGTCCAGGAGCAGCCACTTCACGCTGCCGTCGTCCCAGCGACCGAGCGCGACCGGGCGCTGGAAGCTCGCGACCCTTCCCCCGCTCGCGTCCACGAGGGTGAGGAGATCGAGATCGTCCTCGAACAGCTCGCCGCGCGCGAACGGGACGCCCCCCGAGACGGGGGCCTGCCGGCGCTCCGCGTTCACGGGCTCCGCGACCTCGATCGGCACCGCGAAGCCGGGGCTGCAGTCGACGGGCTCCGTCGGCGGCGGCGGCGGCTCCGCGTCGGTGAGGGGCCCGGCGTCGTCGCGCAGGACGCGGCCGTCCGGCGCGACCGGCGCGAGGACGCCTTCGCAGCCCGAGAGGAGGAGGAGGAGGAGCGTGAGGCGAGGCATGCCTCCACGGTCACGCGCGGCGGCGCGCGGCTCCACGGACGCGGCCTGACTTCGCCTTACCGTATACTCGGCCCGTGCGGTCGGACGGGAACACTCTGCAGTCGGAAGAGAGCGCTCGGCGGTCGGGCGAGAGCAGCATCGGTCGCTACGGCGTGGTCGGCCGGCTCGCGATGGGAGGCATGGCGGAGATCCTGCTCGGCCGGCTCCTCGGACCCAGCGGTTTCGAGCGCGTGGTGGTCATCAAGCGGGTCCTCCCGCACCTCGCGCAGCAGCCGAGCTTCACGTCGATGTTCCTCGACGAGGCGCGCATCGCCGCGGCCATCCGCCACCCCAACGTCGTGCAGGTGCACGAGCTTGGACAGGACGGCGGCGAGCTGTTCCTCGTCATGGAGTACCTCGAGGGGGAGAGCCTGCACGGGCTGATGCGGCGCCTGACCCTCTTCGGCGAGCGGCTGCCACCCGCGCTCGTCGCCCACATCGGCGCCGAGGCGTGCGCCGGCCTCCACGCCGCCCACGAGCTGCCCGACGCCGAAGGAAACCCGAGCGGGCTGGTCCACCGCGACATCTCTCCGCAGAACGTCTTCATCGGCTACGACGGCTCGGTGAAGATCCTCGACTTCGGCATCGCGAAGGCCGCCGATCGGATCACGCAGACCGAGGCCGGGACCCTCAAGGGCAAGTTCTCCTACATGTCGCCGGAGCAGTGCCTCGGCGACCCGCTCGACCGTCGCAGCGATCTCTTCGCGCTGGGCATCGTGCTCTACGAGGCCGTGACGGGGCGACGCCTGTTCCATCGCGAGGCCCAGCTCAAGACCCTCGACGCCGTCGTCCGAGCGCCGTTCCCGACCCCGTCCGAGCTCGACGTCGAGCTGCCCGCCGCGCTCGAGGCGGCCATCCTTCGGGCGCTGGAGCGCGATCGGGACGCTCGCTTCGAGACCGCGGCCGACATGCGCCGCGCGCTCGCCGAGGCGCGGCTCGATGGGCCCGCCGTCCCGGACGAGGCGCTGGCGGAGCTGATGCAGCGCCTCTTCGCCGATCGCATCGAGGAGAAGAGCGAGATGCTGCGCCGGGTCCGCGCCGGCTCCGACATCACCTCCGTGCCCGAGGCCGAGATCGACGTGGAGATCGAGCTGCCCACGGTGGGCGCGCTCCCGGCCCCGTCGAGATCGGAGCCGGCGCCGGAGCGAGCGCCGTCCCCGCTGCGGCGCCTCGGGTGGATCGTGGCGGTGATCCTCGTGGCCGGGCTCACGACGATCGTCGCGCTCTCCGTGCAGCCCGACGAGCCCGGGCCGATGGCCCAGGCGCCCGCGCTCCCGACGTCGGCTGGCGCCGCGGCCCCACCGAGCCCCGCGCCGGTCGCCGCCCCCGCCGAACCCGAGACCGTGTCGCTCCACGTCGACAGCGACCCCAGCGGCGCGCAGGTGCAGATCGACGGCGAGGACGCGGGCGAGACCCCGCTGGACGTGCAGCTGGCGCGCGAGGCGGATCCGGTGGTCGTGCACGTCTCACGAGGCGCGCTCGAGGCGGAGGAGCGCATCGTGCCGGACCGCGACCAGCACGTCCGGGTGATCCTGGTCGAGCCGGCGCCGAGGCCGAGAGCCCGTCGGCGGCGGACGCGGAGAGCGCCCACGCCGACCGCGCCGCCGGCTCCTGCCGACGACGGATTCGCCCGCTTCGACTGACGGCGGCCCCGGCTTTCCCCTTTGAGCCCGCACGGGGAGCTGATAGTCCTGAGTCGTGCCGAGGCGGAGCAAGCCCAAGCCGCCCCCCCGCCGCTGGCGGCTCCCCCACCCTCCCCCCCGCTTCACGGGCCGCGCGGAGGAGCGCGCGTGGCTGGAGGCGGCGCTCGATCGGGGCCCCGTGACGGTGCTCGCCGGGCCGGCTGGCATCGGCAAGACCGCGCTCGCGACGGTGGTGGCGGCGGAGCGCGGCGGCGTCGCGAGCTGCCTCGTGGTCTCCGCCGCGGCCAGAGACGCGGCCGAGACCACGACGCTCGAGGTCGTCCAGGCGCTCGCCTCGCTCGGCGAGACGGCCCCGCGCCTCGACGCGCTCGCGGACTTCGACGCGCGCGTCGACGCGACGCTCGCCCTCGCCAGCGCGTTCGACGGGCTCCTGCTCGTCGACGGCCTCGCCACCCACCAGCCGGAGGCCGAGCGCTGGCTCGAAGAGCTCGCGCGCCACGCCGACGGGTTCAAGATCCTCGTCACGGGCCGCGCGAGCCCGCGAAACCCGCGCGCCCATGGCCAGACGCTCGTGCTCGGCCCGCTGGATCAGGCGGCCGCGCGCGCGCTGGCGGCGGCCTGGGCACCGACCCAGACGCCGGAAGCCCACCTGCGCGCGGCGCGCCTCGCGCGCGGTCACCCCGGGGAGCTCCAGCGGCTGTGTCGCGACGGATCCGCGGCGCAGCAGGCGCCCGTGGACGCGCTGCTGCGGCTGCTCGCGTCGGCGGGCCAGCCGGTCGCCTTCGAGCTGATCGAGAAGCTGGCCCCGGACATCGAGCGCGAGGATCTGCTCGCGAGCGGAGAGCTGCGCCCGGTGGGCGACGCGTTCGAGCCCTGGCGCGAGTCCCTGCCCCCGCCCGACGACGCCGACCGGGACCGCGCCCTCCGGACGCTCGTGCTCGACGGAAGCGTCGACGCGACGCTCATCGCGGTCGGCATGCTCGCTCGCACCGCCGCGGCGCCCGACCGGCTGCGCGCCCTGCTCGACGAGCGAGGCGAGGCGCTGCTCGAGGCGGGTTGCGCCGCGCGGCTGTGGGCCGCGCTCGGGGAGCTGCCCGCGGCCGAGGTGGAGAGCTGGCAGCTCCGTTGCGCCGAGCGCCTGGGCAACGCGACCGTGCTCGCGCGCACCAGCGAGCCGACGGGGCACACGCCCGAAGATCGCCTCACGTGGGCCCGCACGCTGTTCGCGCGCGGCAAACCGAAGGAGGCGCGGGCCTTCGCGGAGTCGCTGGCCCAGCTCGACGGACAGGAGGAGCTGGCGCATCAGGCCGCCTGCCTGGCCGCGGACGCGGCCGCTGCGACGGGCGACTTCGACGGGGCGGCGCGCGTGCTCGCGCGTGCGGTGGGTGCGGCGCCGGACGACGCGCCCCTTCACCTGCGCGTCCACGCGCGGCGCTGGGCGCTGGAGGTCGGGGCGCCCGAGGCGGCGCGGCCCCTCGGCGCCCTCGCCCGCGAGATCGAGCGCGCCGAGGCGCCCGCCGAGACCTGGTGCACCCTCGCCGCCGCCTTCGAGCGTCGCGGAGAGCTGGACGCCGCGCTCGAGGTGCTCGACCGGCTCGAGCGACGAACGCCCAGCGGCCCGGAGCTCTTCGCCAGCCGCGTCGCGATGCTCATCCGAGCCCGGGTGAGCGTCGAGCGCGGAGACCCCGAGCTCGCGGTCGAGCTGGCCGAGGTGGTCGCCCCCTACAGCCGCGAGCCGTCGGCGCTCGCGCCGCAGCGCGCGGCCGCGGAGCTGGCCGCGCGCTGGCTGGTCGGCGAGCTGACGGGCTTCGAGGCCCGGCTCGCGCTGCTGCGGGGTCGCACCGATGGACGGGACGCGATCACGCTCGCGCGCCTGGACACGCTCGAGGCCCAGCTCTCCCGAGGGCTGGGCGTGCCCCCACCCGAGCGGCCGCCCAACGGTGGCGGCGCCGCGTCCGTGTGGCGCGCGCGCTGGGGCCAGCCGCCCGGCGAGCGTCAGAGCGTCGACCGTCGCGACGCGGTCTGGCTCCCCATCGCGGTCGCGTGCGACGCGCTGGCTCGGAGCGACGCGCTCGTCGCGCTCGAGGCCGCCCAGCGCGCGACGGCCGAGGCCGATCGCTGGGGCTTCGCGGAGCTCGGCCTCGAAGCCCGCACCATCTGGGCCGAGGCGCTCGCCCACGCGGGGGAGCTGCGCGCGCTGGCCGAGGTGAGCGCGGAGCTCGAGCGCCGCGCCGAGGCGTGTGGCTCGAGGCGCTTCGCGCTGCACGCCGACCTGTTCCGGACGCTCTCGGGGGGCCGCATGGACCCGGCCACGGCCGAGCTGCTCGCGGGTCAGCTCGACGTCGCCCCCACCGTCGCTCGCTGGGCGCGCGCCGCCTCGGGCAGCGCGACGCCGCTCGACCGCGCCGACGCGTCGCTGCTCGCCTCCCTTCGCGAGCAGGGCGCCCTCAGCGACGTGCGCTCCCTCGGCGAGTCGAGCGAGGGGTGGTGCCCGGCGTGGGGCCTCGACCTGACCGAGCGCGTCGTCTGGCTCCCCGACGGCAACCGCATCGCGCTGGGCGGCCGCGCGGTGCAGTGGCGCATCCTGGAGGCCCTCGCGAACGCGCCCTCGCTCGCGGCCGACAAGGAGTCCCTCGTCTGCGACGCGTGGGACGAGCGGGAGTACCACCCCGGGCGCCACGACGGCCGCCTCTACGTGGCGATCCGGAAGCTCCGCGCGGCCATCGAGGACGACCCGTCGGAGCCCACGCGGCTGCTCACGACGGAGACGGGCTACGCGCTCGGCGCCCCGGTCCGCATCGCCTCCGGCGCGAAGTAGCCCTCACCGCGGCGGGCGCGGCGCCAGCGCGCTATAGACGCAGGCGATGTCCCTCCCCGTCCTGCAGGAGCGCGAGGCGGCCGACTGGCGCTGGCAGGCCCGCCACGCGGTGACCGACCTCGACGGGCTCGAGCGCGCGTTGACACTGAGCGCGGCCGAGCGCGAGGGCGCGCGGCGCGCGATCGAGGGCGGCTTCCCGATCTCGATCACGCCCTACTACCTGTCGCTGTGCGATCGGGTGGATCCGAGCTGCCCCATCCGCCGCCAGTGCGTCCCGAGGGTCGAGGAGAGCGTCGAGGTCGCCGGGGACCTGCGAGATCCGCTCGGGGAGGAGGACCACGAGGTCGCGCCCCACCTCGTCCAGCGCTACCCGGACCGCGCCCTGCTCCTGGTGAGCGATCGCTGCAGCGTCTACTGCCGCTTCTGCACCCGGAGCCGGATGGTGGGGCAAGGCGGCGGGGCGCGCTCGATGGACGCGCTCGCGGAGGCCTTCGACCACCTCGAGGCGCACCCCGAGATCCGGGAGGTGATCGTGAGCGGCGGCGATCCGCTCGTGGCCACGACGCGGCGCATCGAGGCGATCCTGACGCGGCTCGCGCAGATCGACTCCCTCGACACCGTCCGCGTCGCCACCCGCGTGCCCGTCACCTTGCCGATGCGCATCGACGACGCGCTCTGTCGCGCGCTCCGGGCCTTCCCCGCCACCTGGCTGATGACCCACTTCAACCACCCGAAGGAGCTGACCGAGGCCTCGAGCGAGGCGCTCGCGCGGCTGGTCGACCACGGGGTCCCGGTCATGAACCAGACGGTGCTCCTCCGCGGCATCAACGACGACGCCGAGACCCTCGAGGCGCTCTTCCGCGGGCTCGTGAGGCGTCGGACGCGACCTTACTATCTGCTGCAGGCCGACCCCGTGCGCGGCACCGGCCACCTCCGCACCCCGATCGCCACGGGCGAGGCGATCATGGCGCGGCTGCAAGGACGGCTCAGCGGGATCGCGCTGCCCAAGCTCATCGTCGACACGCCCGGGGGCCACGGCAAAGTGCCCCACGGACCGGACTACGTCGTCTCCCGCGGCCCCGGCGTGACCCGCTTCCGGACCTTCCGTGGGCGCGAGGTCGACTACCTCGATCCACCGGGCTGAGCGCCCCCGTCCGAGCAGCTTTGAAAAGTCCCGGCATGGGTGTATGACTCGCGCGCGCAGCCCCCGCGCGCACCGCGCTTGGGCCGATTCTCCCCTGTCCCCGCCGCGAAATGGCCCCAGGGTAGATTCGGTGGGGGCGTCCCAGGAATCCTCGGAGACCCCGGTACAACCATGCAGAGAGCGCTCACGCTCACCCGTTCGACCGTTGGGATGAAGGCGGTCATCGCCGTGACCGGCCTCATCCTCTTCGGCTTCGTCATCGGCCACCTCGCCGGCAACACGTTGCTGTTCGCGGGCTACGAGGCCTTCAACGGCTACGCGGCCAGCCTCAAGGGCAACCCCGCGCTCCTGTGGGGCGTGCGCAGCGTCCTCTTGGTGAGCGTCGTGGCGCACATCGCGCTCACGATGAAGCTGGCCGGGCGCAACTCGTCGGCCCGGCCGACCGCCTACAAGAAGGCACGGCAGGACCAGATCACGACGTACGCGGCGCGCACGATGGTGATCAGCGGGCCGCTGCTCTTCGCCTACATCCTCTTCCACCTCGCGCACTTCACCGTGCCGGGCCTGGACCTGGGCGGCGAGCACGACGTGGTCAACGTGTACGGCAACGTCGTGCGCGGCTTCCGCGTCCCGTGGGTGGCCGGCATCTACATCTTCGCCAACATCCTCCTCGGCCTGCACCTCTTCCACGGCGCGTGGAGCGCGCTGCAGAGCCTCGGCGCCAACCACCCGAAGTACAACCCGCTCCGCAAGCGGCTCGCGATCGGGTTCGCGCTCGTCGTGGCGGGCGGCAACATCTTCATCCCGGTCGCGGTGATGACGCGCGTCGTCGGCGACGACGAGCAGCTGGCCGCGAGCGACATGCACCCGCTGGGCGCGCCAGAGCCTCAGGACCCGCCTCTCCCGGCCGCCGACTGAGGCGTCGCTTCTCCTCACGCAAGGAACGCAACTCATGAAGCTCGAGAGTCACGCCCCGACCGGCGACATCGAAAAGCGTTGGGACCAGCACCGCTTCGACATGAAGCTGGTGAACCCGGCCAACAAGCGGAAGTTCAACGTCATCGTCGTCGGCACCGGCCTCGCCGGCGCGTCGGCCGCGGCGACCCTCGCCGAGCTCGGCTACAACGTCAAGGCGTACTGCTACCAGGACAGCCCCCGGCGCGCGCACAGCATCGCCGCGCAGGGCGGCATCAACGCCGCGAAGAACTACCAGAACGACGGCGACAGCGTCTATCGCCTCTTCTACGACACCGTGAAGGGCGGCGACTTCCGGTCCCGCGAGAGCAACGTCTACCGGCTGGCCCAGGTCAGCGTGAACATCATCGACCAGGCCGTCGCGCAGGGCGTCCCCTTCGCCCGCGAGTACGGCGGCCTCCTCGACAACCGCTCGTTCGGTGGCGCCCAGGTCAGCCGCACCTTCTACGCCCGCGGCCAGACGGGCCAGCAGCTCCTGCTCGGCGCCTACTCCGCGCTCAGCAAGATGATCGCGACCGGCAGCGTCAAGATGTACTCGCGCCACGAGATGCTCGACGTCATCGTCGAGGACAACCGCGCGCGCGGCATCGTGGTCCGCAACCTCGACAACGGGAAGATCGAGGCCCACACGGCGGACGCGGTATGCCTGTGCACGGGCGGCTACGGGAACGTCTTCTACCTCTCGACCAACGCCAAGGGCTGCAACGTCACGGCCGGCTGGCGCGCGCACAAGAAGGGCGCGCTCTTCGCCAACCCGTGCTTCACGCAGATCCACCCGACCTGCATCCCGCCGAGCGGCGACTACCAGTCCAAGCTCACCCTGATGAGCGAGTCGCTCCGCAACGACGGCCGCGTCTGGGTCCCGAAGGACCCGGCGAACGCGGAGAAGAAGCCGAGCTCCATCCCCGAGTCCGAGCGCGACTACTACCTCGAGCGCATCTACCCGTCCTTCGGCAACCTCGTGCCGCGCGACATCGCGAGCCGAGCCGCCAAGAAGATGTGCGACGAGGGCAAGGGCGTCGGCCCCTACGTCGGCGACCAGCGCCGGGGCGTCTACCTCGACTTCGCCGACGCCATCAAGCGCGACGGCGAAGCGCGCATCATGGAGAAGTACGGCAACCTCTTCGAGATGTACGAGCGCATCACGGGCGACGACCCGCGCGAGACGCCGATGCGCATCTACCCCGCCACCCACTACACGATGGGCGGCGTCTGGGTGGACTACAACCTGCAGAGCACCATCGAGGGGCTCTTCGTGCTCGGCGAGGCGAATTTCTCCGACCACGGCGCCAACCGCCTCGGGGCGAGCGCGCTGATGCAGGGCCTCGCCGACGGCTACTTCGTCATCCCCTACACGATGGGCAACTACCTCGCCCGCGCCGGGAACAACGACAAGAAGGAAGACTCCACCGTCGCCAAGAGCACGGTGAAGGACGTCGAGTCGAGGGTGCAGAGCCTCATCGACAAGGGCGCCAAGGGCACCCACACGCCGGACCACTACCACCGCCGCCTCGGCCACATCATGTACGACAAGTGCGGCATGAGCCGGAACGAGGCGGGCCTGAAGGAGGGCCTCGAGGAGGTCCGCTCGCTGCGCGAGGAGTTCGACGCCAACGTCAAGGTGCTCGGCTCGGGCGCGGAGCTGAACACCATGCTCGAGAAGGCGGGCCGCGTGTCCGACTTCCTCGAGCTCGCCGAGCTGATGCACGTCGACGCGCTCGATCGCGACGAGAGCTGCGGCGCCCACTTCCGCGAGGAGCACGTCCGAGAGGACGGCGAGGCCAAGCGGGACGACGAAGACTACGCCTACGTGGCGGCCTGGGAGCACACCGGGGTGGGCAAGGCGCCCAAGCTCCACAAGGAAGAGCTCGACTTCGAGTACGTCAAGCTCACCCAGCGCTCCTACAAGTGAGAGAAGAGATGTCGGACATCAACCTGAAGCTTCACGTCTGGCGGCAAGAGAACCGCGACGCCGCTGGCAAGTTCGAGGACTACTCGAAGTACGCCGAGGGCATCAGCACCCACGCGTCGTTCCTCGAGATGCTCGACGTGGTGAACGAGCGGCTCGCCGAAGAGGGCATCCGCCCCATCGTCTTCGACCACGACTGCCGCGAGGGCATCTGCGGCTCCTGCGGCGCGGTCATCAACGGCCTCCCGCACGGCCCACAGAAGCTGACCACGACGTGTCAGCTGCACATGCGACAGTTCAAGAACGGCGACGAGATCTGGGTCGAGCCGTTCCGGGCCGGCGCCTTCCCCATCATCCGCGACCTCATGGTCGACCGCGGGAAGTTCGACACCATCATCCAGGCCGGCGGCTTCATCTCGATCCGCACCGGCAGCGCGCCGGACGCCAACGAGATCGCCATCCCGAAGGAGACCTCGGACGGCGCCTTCGACGCGGCGACCTGCATCGGCTGCGGCGCCTGCGTGGCCGCCTGCCCGAACGCCTCCGCGAGCCTCTTCCTCAGCGCGAAGATCGCGCACCTCAACCTGCTCCCGCAGGGCCAGCCCGAGCGCTACAAGCGCACGCGCGAGATGGTCCAGGCGCACGACGAGGCGGGCTTCGGCGGCTGCACCAACCACAAGGAGTGCGAGGCGGCGTGCCCGAAGGGCATCAGCACCGACTGGATCGCCAAGATGAACCGCGACTTGCTCGTCGCGACGATCACGGGCAAAGACGGCAAGTTCGCCTGACGCTCGACCTGGCCTGGAAGTGCGCGAAGCAGTCGTACCAGCCCATCGGCGTCAGTCCCCCTCGGCCGCGTCCTGCCGGGCGGCCCGCCACCATCGCCACGCGCCGACGGCCACGATCAGCACCACGACCCCGATGGCGACCGCGCTGTAGGTCTCGACCCAGCTCTCGAGCTGCTCGAAGTTCGCGCCGAGGACCCAGCCGACGCCGAGCAGGATGCCGTTCCACGCGCACGCGCTCAGCCCGCCCCAGAGGGCGACCTTCCACGGGTTCATGCCCGTCATGCCCGCCGCGAGGAAGAAGAAGGCGCGGAGCGCGGGCACGAAGCGGTTGAGCGCGAGGTAGGCGGCGCCGTGTCGGTCGAAGCGCGCGAGCACGGCGTCGAGCGCCTTGCGCGCCTGCTGACTGCGGAGGAAGCGCGGGCGGTGCTCGACGCGGCGGCGCCCGATCCAGCGCCCGGCGTAGTAGGCACCCATGCCCCCCGCGACAGCCCCGACGTTGAGCGCGGCGTACACCCAGACCACGGAGTAGCCCGCCGTCGCCGCCAGCACGACCGCGAAGAGCGAGACCGTGTCGCCGGGAAAGGGTGGGAAGACGTACTCGACGAGGCTCGCCAGGCCGATCACCACGTAGGCGAGCGGTCCCTCACTCTGCTGGAGCCAGTCGAGCAGTTCGTCCATGATCGTGGCGACGCCCAGTCACCCGGAACAGCAGTGGTTGGCAGAACCCCGCGAGCCATCGGCGCGCGGGTCGAGGGACGACGACGAGGAAGACCTCGAAGTTTTCGAGGAGGAGTGGCGCCGAGTCGCGCGTCGAGGGCCGTGGGCTTCTGCCATGAATCGCTCTTCCGGATGATCAGGCCCCTCTTACCTAGTCACGGCTTCGTCGTCGACGCGCGCTCGCCGCTCCTCCATGGCGGCGACGAGCTCTCGCACCGAGACGGGTTTGGCCAGGTGGAGGTCGTACCCAGCCGCCCTGGACCGCTCGCGGTCCGAGTCCTGGGTGTACCCGGTGACGGCGATGAGCGTCACGTCGGGTCCGAGCTCCGCGCGCAGACGTACCGCGAGCTCGTAGCCGCTCATCACGGGTAGCCCGATGTCGAGCACGCACACGTCGGGACGCCAGCCGTCC
It contains:
- a CDS encoding serine/threonine-protein kinase, which translates into the protein MRSDGNTLQSEESARRSGESSIGRYGVVGRLAMGGMAEILLGRLLGPSGFERVVVIKRVLPHLAQQPSFTSMFLDEARIAAAIRHPNVVQVHELGQDGGELFLVMEYLEGESLHGLMRRLTLFGERLPPALVAHIGAEACAGLHAAHELPDAEGNPSGLVHRDISPQNVFIGYDGSVKILDFGIAKAADRITQTEAGTLKGKFSYMSPEQCLGDPLDRRSDLFALGIVLYEAVTGRRLFHREAQLKTLDAVVRAPFPTPSELDVELPAALEAAILRALERDRDARFETAADMRRALAEARLDGPAVPDEALAELMQRLFADRIEEKSEMLRRVRAGSDITSVPEAEIDVEIELPTVGALPAPSRSEPAPERAPSPLRRLGWIVAVILVAGLTTIVALSVQPDEPGPMAQAPALPTSAGAAAPPSPAPVAAPAEPETVSLHVDSDPSGAQVQIDGEDAGETPLDVQLAREADPVVVHVSRGALEAEERIVPDRDQHVRVILVEPAPRPRARRRRTRRAPTPTAPPAPADDGFARFD
- a CDS encoding KamA family radical SAM protein, whose product is MSLPVLQEREAADWRWQARHAVTDLDGLERALTLSAAEREGARRAIEGGFPISITPYYLSLCDRVDPSCPIRRQCVPRVEESVEVAGDLRDPLGEEDHEVAPHLVQRYPDRALLLVSDRCSVYCRFCTRSRMVGQGGGARSMDALAEAFDHLEAHPEIREVIVSGGDPLVATTRRIEAILTRLAQIDSLDTVRVATRVPVTLPMRIDDALCRALRAFPATWLMTHFNHPKELTEASSEALARLVDHGVPVMNQTVLLRGINDDAETLEALFRGLVRRRTRPYYLLQADPVRGTGHLRTPIATGEAIMARLQGRLSGIALPKLIVDTPGGHGKVPHGPDYVVSRGPGVTRFRTFRGREVDYLDPPG
- a CDS encoding succinate dehydrogenase cytochrome b subunit yields the protein MKAVIAVTGLILFGFVIGHLAGNTLLFAGYEAFNGYAASLKGNPALLWGVRSVLLVSVVAHIALTMKLAGRNSSARPTAYKKARQDQITTYAARTMVISGPLLFAYILFHLAHFTVPGLDLGGEHDVVNVYGNVVRGFRVPWVAGIYIFANILLGLHLFHGAWSALQSLGANHPKYNPLRKRLAIGFALVVAGGNIFIPVAVMTRVVGDDEQLAASDMHPLGAPEPQDPPLPAAD
- a CDS encoding fumarate reductase/succinate dehydrogenase flavoprotein subunit yields the protein MKLESHAPTGDIEKRWDQHRFDMKLVNPANKRKFNVIVVGTGLAGASAAATLAELGYNVKAYCYQDSPRRAHSIAAQGGINAAKNYQNDGDSVYRLFYDTVKGGDFRSRESNVYRLAQVSVNIIDQAVAQGVPFAREYGGLLDNRSFGGAQVSRTFYARGQTGQQLLLGAYSALSKMIATGSVKMYSRHEMLDVIVEDNRARGIVVRNLDNGKIEAHTADAVCLCTGGYGNVFYLSTNAKGCNVTAGWRAHKKGALFANPCFTQIHPTCIPPSGDYQSKLTLMSESLRNDGRVWVPKDPANAEKKPSSIPESERDYYLERIYPSFGNLVPRDIASRAAKKMCDEGKGVGPYVGDQRRGVYLDFADAIKRDGEARIMEKYGNLFEMYERITGDDPRETPMRIYPATHYTMGGVWVDYNLQSTIEGLFVLGEANFSDHGANRLGASALMQGLADGYFVIPYTMGNYLARAGNNDKKEDSTVAKSTVKDVESRVQSLIDKGAKGTHTPDHYHRRLGHIMYDKCGMSRNEAGLKEGLEEVRSLREEFDANVKVLGSGAELNTMLEKAGRVSDFLELAELMHVDALDRDESCGAHFREEHVREDGEAKRDDEDYAYVAAWEHTGVGKAPKLHKEELDFEYVKLTQRSYK
- a CDS encoding succinate dehydrogenase/fumarate reductase iron-sulfur subunit, giving the protein MSDINLKLHVWRQENRDAAGKFEDYSKYAEGISTHASFLEMLDVVNERLAEEGIRPIVFDHDCREGICGSCGAVINGLPHGPQKLTTTCQLHMRQFKNGDEIWVEPFRAGAFPIIRDLMVDRGKFDTIIQAGGFISIRTGSAPDANEIAIPKETSDGAFDAATCIGCGACVAACPNASASLFLSAKIAHLNLLPQGQPERYKRTREMVQAHDEAGFGGCTNHKECEAACPKGISTDWIAKMNRDLLVATITGKDGKFA
- a CDS encoding DedA family protein, producing MDELLDWLQQSEGPLAYVVIGLASLVEYVFPPFPGDTVSLFAVVLAATAGYSVVWVYAALNVGAVAGGMGAYYAGRWIGRRRVEHRPRFLRSQQARKALDAVLARFDRHGAAYLALNRFVPALRAFFFLAAGMTGMNPWKVALWGGLSACAWNGILLGVGWVLGANFEQLESWVETYSAVAIGVVVLIVAVGAWRWWRAARQDAAEGD